Proteins found in one Balaenoptera ricei isolate mBalRic1 chromosome 18, mBalRic1.hap2, whole genome shotgun sequence genomic segment:
- the LOC132352357 gene encoding small ubiquitin-related modifier 2-like → MADEKPEEGVKTENNDRINLKVAGQDGSVVQLKIKRHTPLSKLMKVYCERQGLSRRQIRFRFDGQPINETDTPAQLEMEAEDTIDVFQQQTGGVY, encoded by the coding sequence ATGGCCGATGAAAAGCCCGAGGAAGGAGTCAAGACTGAGAACAACGATCGTATTAATTTGAAGGTGGCGGGGCAGGATGGTTCCGTGGTGCAGTTGAAGATTAAGAGGCATACACCACTTAGTAAACTAATGAAAGTCTATTGTGAACGACAGGGTTTGTCAAGGAGGCAGATCAGATTCCGATTTGACGGGCAGCCAATCAATGAAACAGACACACCTGCACAGCTGGAAATGGAGGCTGAAGATACAATTGATGTGTTCCAGCAGCAGACAGGAGGCGTCTACTAA